AAATGTAACTATAAATGCAAACCCAGTAGCTACTGCAACTAGTAATAGTCCTGTTTGCGTTGGCAAACCTTTAACACTTACTGGTGGACCTAACGGAATGACTACATATTCATGGAGTGGACCATTAGCATATTCTAACAACACACAAAGTCCTACAGTTTCCGCTTCAGCTACAGCAGGAATGGCTGGTATATATACTATAACGGTAACTAATGGGAATGGCTGTACTTCTACAGCTACAACTAATGTTGTAATTAATGCTGTTCCTGTTGCTACAGCAACAAGCAATAGTCCTGTTTGTATCGGACAACCTCTAACTTTAACAGGTGGTCCTAACGGAATGACTACATATTCATGGAGTGGACCATTAGCATATTCTAACAACACACAAAGTCCGACAGTTTCTGCTTCAGCGACAGCCGGAATGGCTGGTATATATACTATAACGGTAACTAATGGGAATGGCTGTACTTCTACAGCTTCAACTAACGTAACTGTAAATGCATTACCTGTCGCTACAGCCACCAGTAATAGTCCTGTTTGTATCGGACAACCGTTAACTTTAACAGGTGGACCTAACGGAATGACTTCATATTCATGGAGTGGACCATTAGCATATTCTAATAATACACAAAGCCCTACAGTTTCGGCATCAGCGACAGCCGGAATGGCCGGTATATATACTATTACAGTTACTAATGGCAATGGATGTACTTCAACTGCTACAACTAATGTTGTAACTAATATGTTATCCTTAAGCGAAACCCATATAAACACTACTTGTTATAGTCTTTGTGACGGCTCGATTGATGTTGAAGTTTCAGGTGGAACAGCTCCTTACACTTATAATTGGACAGGACCTTTAGGATACAGCTCAACAAATTTAGACATTTCTGCTTTATGTGCCGGAGTTTATAATTTAACTGTTTCAGATATTTCGCTTTGCTCAGCTACAATTAGTGTTACAATAACAGAACCTACTGATATAACATTAAGTGAAATTCATGGTAATATAGCTCCTTGTTTTGGCTTAAGTAATGGTTGGATTACAGTTACAGCAATCGGAGGAACAGGTGTATACACTTACGACTGGTCTCCTGACGGCTCTGTTGGAGACGGAACTGCTACATATTCTTCACTTATTGCAGGAAGTTACACTGTTACTGTAAATGACATTCCTAACGGATGTTCAAAAGTATTAGGACCAATAGATATAATTCAACCACCTGATATTACTGTTGTTTCAGTAGATATTACTGATGCACTTTGTTTTGGAGGAAGTACCGGAGCATTTACAGTTCATGCATCAGGTGGAAGCCCGCCATATCAATATAATATCGGCACTGGATATACTACCGACAGCACTTTTACAAATCTTTTAGCTGGATCATATACAGTAACAGTAAGAGATGTTCCAGGGTGTACTACAACTCAATTAATAACAATTGGAGAACCAACTGTTTTAACTTCTACAATTTCCCAAACAGATCCGATTTGTACCGGAGTATGTAGTGGAACTGCAACTGTGACTCCGGCTGGAGGTACAGGAGTTTACACTTATATTTGGGATAATCCGGCACCAGCTCAAACTACTCAAACAGCAACAGGATTATGTGTGGGTCTTATAAATGTAACTATAACCGATTCTAATGGTTGTTCTACAACAAATAGCACAACAATAAATGCTCCATCATCATTTACAGCATCAATTTCTGACTCAAGTATGTCTTGTGGGAGTTTTCCAACTCTTGTTGCTGGTACAACTTTTCTTCCTGATGGTACAGGAGCATCATATACAACTACAATTAATCAAACAGATTTTGCTGCAGGATCGACTATTAACAGCATAAATGACATTTCATCTATTTGTTTAAATATGGAGCATTCATGGGCTGGTGATCTTGAAATTAAAATTACTTGTCCAAATAATCAGTCACAGATTCTGAAAACAGCATTTAGTGGCGGAGGAACCTATATTGGAGAACCTGTTTCATATAATTATCCTGATGATAGCAGCCATATTGTAATTCAAGGTGTAGGTTACGATTATTGTTTTGTAGGCTCTGGTGCGATGTTTGGTACAATGGGAGCAACTTCAAACACTTTTACTTATACTTATACAGATAATGCTTCAAATATTCACAATAACAGGTTTTACCTACCAGCAGGAACATATACACCTGATGAAGCATTTACGAATCTAATTGGCTGCCCAATAAATGGCAATTGGACGATTACAGTAACAGATAATATGGGTCAGGACAATGGTTATATTTTCTCATGGCAAATAAATTATGACCCATCAACGTATCCCACAAATTACTGTAACGGATCTGCTACTGTTACTGCAAATGGCGGTCAGGCTCCTTATACGTATTATTGGTCAAATGGAGCAACAACTCCAGCAGTAACTGATATTTGTTCTGGAAATTATTGTGTAACCATTACTGATTTTATTGGTTGTACGGCAACAACATGTGTTACTATCACTGATGTAAATCTTAATATTGACTCTTTCACTGTATCTAACCCTTCGTGTAACGGAGTTTGTAATGGCTCAATTACTGCTAATATTTCTGGTGGTTTTGCACCTATAACATATGCATGGTCTAATGGACAAGTAACACAAACAATTTCAAATTTATGCGCTGGGCAATATATTGTTACGGTAACAGAAGTCAATGGATGTACCGCAACTGATACAATTGATATTATTAATTCATATTCAGTTTCTACTTCTTTCCCTGCATTTACTAATGTTGCTTGTGGTAATACATGTACAGGATCATTAACAGTAGATGCAACAGGAGGTGGCACTTCGTATACATATACCTGGAATCCTAATGTTGGTTCTACTGCAACAATAAACAATTTATGTGCAGGTTTTTATTTTGTTACAGTTACTGATAATTTTGGATGTACTGATACTAATAATTTTGAAATTACAGACCCTTCTGATCTTGAATTAAGTTTAATTACATCAACTAACCCACTTTGTTTTGGAGATTGTAATGGCTCAGCAACATTATTAGCTTCTGGAGGTACTCCGCCTTATATAATTTCATGGCCTGGAGGGGGAACCGGAACTAACTTATGTGACGGTGATTATATTGTTACAGTAACAGACATTAATCTTTGTAGTGATCAACTTATTGTAAGTATGGTAGAACCACAACCACTGAGTTTTTCAACAACTATTACAGATCCTGTTTGTTTCGGAGATTGCAATGGAACTGCTACTGCGACAGTAATTGGTGGAACTTTACCGTATTCATATCAGTGGTGTAACGGTCAAAACACACAAACAGCAACTGGATTATGTGACGGAATTTGCAATGTTACAGTTTCAGATATTAATTCATGTATTGTTGCACCACAAACTGTAACAATAACAAATCCACCACAATTAACCGGAACACTAGACATAACTCAAAATATTACATGCTCAGGTTCTTGTAATGGCATACTAACTACTAATCATTCTGGCGGTGTAGCTCCTTTCACTTATATATGGTCTCCAAATATTACAGAAACTACACAAGCAGCTGATAGTCTTTGCGCCGGAACATACTTTGTTACAATTACAGATTTCAACGGCTGCTCTATAGTTGTTACACAAACTTTAAATCAACCTCAGGCTGTAACAGCAGTTATTACAGATTCCAGTCAGGTTGGTTGTCATGGCAACTGCTCAGGAACAGCAACAGTACTTGCAGGAGGAGGAACAGGACCTTATACTTACTTCTGGGAAGCAAACACAAATGGTTATAATCAAATTACAACTGTTGCAGATAGTCTTTGCGCTGGAACATTTACTGTTACAATAACTGATTTTAATTTATGTACTGCAATTGATAGCGTAACAATAATAGACACATCTAATTTATCACTTAGTTTGGTTTCATCAACAAATCCTTTATGTAATGGAAATTGTAATGGAGATATTACAGTTATCGCTTCAGGTGGATATCCAAATCTTATTTCTCCATTTTATACTTATACATGGAGTAATGATATTTTAAATAACCAGCCATTTGACAATGCACTTTGTTCAGGAAGTTACTTTATAACTGTTAGTGATGATAGTCTTTGTTCTAGAATCTTACAAGTTGATTTAATAGACCCTCCATTGTTAGCTGACTCAACGGGTTTAATTCCGATAACATGTTCTACACTTTGTGACGGTTCTGCAATTGTATTTCCATATGGAGGAACAGGTTCGTATAGTTATTTATGGGATGCAATTCCTTCACAGATTAATGATACTATTATTAATTTATGCCCGAACGTTTACCATGTAACTGTTAGTGACGCTAACAACTGTACTGTTGTTGACTCTGTCACTATAATTGCCCCTCCTGCTATATCTGCAAACATCACTATTGTTGATTCTATTGCTTGCCATAGTGATTGCAATGGTTCAATTTTAGCAAATGTAATTGGCGGAACACCACCTTATACTTACACATGGAATAACACATTAACAAATGACACATTATATGACCTTTGCGCCGGCATATACGATGTAACAGTTAAAGATGCTAATCTTTGCTCAACAATTGCAACTATTACACTCGGAGAACCTGATACATTACAAATCAGTTTTAATAATATAACACAAATTGCTTGTGGTCCTGGAAACTGTACAGGAACAGCAACAGCTGCTGTAATTGGAGGTTCTGCTCCTTACACTTACACTTGGAGTGCTAACACTGGAGGTCAAACAGATTCAACAGCAATAAATCTATGCGGAGATATTTATTCTGTTACAGCTACAGACACACATGGATGTACAATAGTTGGCACTGTTACAATTACAGATAATTCTACTCTTTCAATTTTTATTTCAGATACAAATCACGTTACATGTTCCGGTGCTTGTGACGGTAGCGCTGTGGTGTCTGCCTCTGGGGCAACACCTCCTTACACTTACATTTGGGACGATTCAGTACCAACAACAATTGACACTGTTATAAATCTTTGCCAAGGAACATATTATGTTACTGTTTATGATGCGAATTTATGTTCGAGAATTGATTCAGTTGTTATAACAAATGCAGCTGCTTTAACTGTATCAGATTCCATAATCCCAATTAGTTGTTCAGGATTATGTAATGCATCTATAAGTTTGATTCCTTCAGGTGGAACACCACCATACATTACATATCAATGGTCAATTGCTGGTGAAACAGATTCAATTGCAACAGGTCTTTGCCCAGGCACCTATTATTATACAGTAACTGACTTCAACAACTGTCAGTTTAATGATAGTGTTACTATAGTTGATCCAGGCAGTATGATGGCAAATATAACTGTCATAACTCCAATTCAATGCCATGGAGTGTGTACGGGAAGTTTGTTAACTTCTCCTTCAGGTTCATTAGGACCATATACCTATTTATGGTCTGACGGGCAAACAGATTCGCTTGCTATTAATTTATGTGGTGGAGAATTTCATGTTACAGTAACAGGACAGGGTGGATGCTTTGTTATTGACTCCATTAATTTCACTGAACCCGATTCAATCGTCATCACTTTTGACAACATTGTTCAGGTAAATTGCGGTGGTGATTCAACCGGATCTGTTACTGCTGTAGTTATAGGTGGTATACCATTATATAACTATCAATGGGATGCAAATGCACATAACGCAACAACAGCAATGATTGATTCCTTAAAAGCTAATTTATATTTTATTACAGTTACAGATGCTATTGGTTGTTCACAAATTTCCAGCTTTGAACTTACAGACACTTCTCAAATGGTTGTTTCTGTTGATTCTATGCTAGTATCATGTTATGGAAGAAATGATGGATGGGCTAAAGTAACAGCATCGGGTGGAACACCAACTTATTCTTATGACTGGGATCCAAACGGTTTTACCGGTGATGGAACAGATACATACTCAACATTAATTGCTGGAACATACATTGTTACTGTAAGTGATTTTAATTTATGCTCACGTGTTAAATTGATAAATATAACTCAACCTGACAGTATTTATATTTCAATTGTCGATAGCAGTTCCATAACTTGTGCTTCAGTTTGTAATGGTTCATTAACAGTTAATGTATTTGGTGGAACATCACCTTATACCTATCTGTGGAATAATAGTTCTATTGATACTATTGCATCTAATTTATGTGCAGGTATACAGCAATTAAACATCTCTGATTCACATAACTGTCAGGATAGTTTAACATATAACCTAATAAGTCCACCTGTAATTACAACAATTGTTACACCAGTAAGTGCACTTTGCAATAACAACGCAACTGATGGGGTTATTAACGTAATAGTAAGTGGTGGAGTTCCTCAATATTCCTTCCTATGGTCAAATGATAGTACCACACAAAATATTACAGGATTATTGGCAGGCAACTATTGGTTAACCATAACCGATTCGCTTGGTTGTATAAAAATTGATTCTGCAACTATAGGTGCAAGTATTATAGTTAATGCAACCGCAAGATGGGATTCTACTATTTGTTACGGCGACTCTGTTCAAATATTCGGGTTTGGCGGCGGAATATATTCATGGTCTCCATCAACAGGCTTAAATGATTCAAGCTTATTTAATCCATGGGCAAACCCACTTCAAACTACAACATATTACTTCACTGTTTGGGACAGTATCTGCTTTGATATTGATTCTGTAACCATTCAGGTTTACCCTCAAATTATTCTAGACGCTGGACCAGACCAAACAATACTTTCTGATCACAGCGCAACACTTACTGCAACATCACCAGAAACTCCATTATCTTATCTTTGGAATCCGACATTATGGCTAACTGACTCTGTAAATGCTACAACAATTGCAACGCCATTAGTAACAACAACCTATTATGTCTTTGCAACAAATTTAAATGGATGCGTAGAATCTGATTCCGTTACTATAACTGTTATTCCAAAAATTATTGTTCCAACAGGAATAACTCCAAACGGTGATGGCTCAAATGATGTCTGGATGATTGATTTTATTGATAGATTCCCGGATTGTGAAGTTGAAATTTATAACCGTTGGGGTGAAAAATTGTTTTATTCTAAGGGATACCCTGACAGTGAACGTTGGGATGGAACTTTTAAAGGAAAAGCATTACCAACCGGAACATATTATTATATTATAAATTTACATGATGAATTTGACACAAAACCATTAACAGGACCAATAACTATAATGAGATAATATGAAAAAGATTATTTATATATTATTCTTTGTTGTTATTGCTAATTTAAGTTATTCGCAACAATTGCCAATGTATAGTCAATATATGTTTAATGATTACGCATTTAATCCTGCAGTTGCAGGAACTAAAGATTACTATCAGGCAAAGTCTAACAACAGATACCAATGGATTGGTATAACAGATGCTCCAAGAACATATATTCTTAGTGTTTACGGACCACACAAAAGTAAGAACATGGGTTTTGGAGCAGTTATTTTTAACGATGTTACAGGTCCTACATCTCGTACTGGTCTTTACGGAAGCTATGCATATAATGTAAAAATTAAAGAGGATCTAAGATTCTCTTCAGGATTAAGTTTTGGTCTGCTTCAATACAAAATAGATGGCTCTAAAATTATTCTTCATGACCAAAATGATCAAACTTTATCAAATGGAATGTACGTTGATTATATGCCAGATGCTAGTTTAGGTTTATACCTTTATTCCTCAAAATATACTGTTGGGTTAGCATTTAATCAGTTGATGAATAACAATATAAAATTTAAAGAAGTAGAAGAACTTGGAATAAATAAAATTAAAAGTCATATTATGCTTTCAGGTTCATATTTGTATCAAATTAATTCTGACTTTGATATTGAACCTTCGTTACTAATTAAATTTGTTTCTCCTGCTCCAATTCAAGCAGAGCTAAATGCTAAAGTAACATATAAGAAAATGGTTTGGTTGGGATTTTCAGGTAGAACTAAAGACGCGCTATCTGTAATGGTTGGGTACAACTACAATGATCTTTTACTGTTTGGTTATTCATATGATATAACAACAACCAACCTTAAGAAATATAGCTCAGGTACTCACGAACTAATGATTGGTATTAGATTTAATAAATATAAACAATCTCAATCCAGAGCTAAAATTGAATAACATGCGATTTCTTTATTTTCTTATTGCTGTAACTTTATTATTAACAAATTGCACTAATAACCTAAAGGCGCCATCAGTTGTAATCCCTCAGGATTCAATGATTCAAATAATAGCTGAAATGCACGTTGCTGATGCAATGGTATTCTCACAAAAATTTCAAAATAACCCTAAAAAAATAAATTCTGAGAAATTTTATTCTGCAATTCTATTAAAACATAATATCAACGATTCTATTTTTGAAGAAAATCTAAACTATTTAAGTTGCGACACAGCTCAATTTAAAATAGTTTATGACAAAGTAATTGAACTATTAAATGTAATGCAGGCTAATATTATGAGTCAGGATACTACTGTAAAAAAATAATCTCATAAATGCGAAAAATTTCTGCTTCGTATATTTTTACAAGTACAGGTAACTTTATAAAAAATGGAATAATTGTAATAGATAGTAATGGGTTTGTAATCGACGTAATTGACACCCAAGGAGAACTCAAAGAAATAGCAACCCTTGAACATTATAATGGCATTCTTTGCCCTGGTTTTGTAAATGCACACTGTCACCTCGAGCTTTCAAACATGCATAAAATGCTGGATAAATCTGAAAACATTGCAGGATTTGTAAAGCAAATGATTGAAAAAAGAAAATTCACAAATTCAGATTCCGAACAATCTATTATTATTGCCGACAGGCAAATGAAAGAAAATGGAATAGTAGCTTGTGGTGATATTTCAAATACCGAAAAGAGTTTTAAAGTTAAAGCAAAGAGTAAAATTAATTATTACACATTTATTGAAGTACTGGGGCTTAATGAAAATGATGCTGAAAATATTATATCCAGTGCAAAAGAGATTGCTAACAAAGTGCTTGAAGAAAACGCTGGAAAATATTCCATTTCCCCTCATGCTTCTTATTCGTTATCTGTACCATTATTAAAAAAAGTAAAAGAAAATGCAGAATTAACAGGTTCTGTAATTTCATTTCACAATCAGGAATCAAAAGAAGAATCAGAGATTTTTGCTAATAAACCGAATAGTTTATCAAAGATTCTAGAAAATATTGGACTTAATAATAACACATTTCCAATTACTAATAAAAGTTCACTGGAGAGTTTATTACCATTTCTACCAACACAAAACAATATTTTACTTATTCACAATGTATTTACAAAAAAAGAAGATATTTCACTTGCTCAAAAACACTTTGCAAAACATTTCTGGGTTTTTTGTCCAAAATCAAATCTGTTTATCAGTAACAAACTACCTGACATTTCGCTATTCTTGGCAGACTCAGATAAAATTTGTATTGGAACTGACAGTCTTGCAAGCAATAACTCGCTTTCTATTATTGAGGAAATTACAACCCTTCAAACTAATTATCCTCAATTAAAACTTGAACAACTTTTACAATGGAGTACTATAAATGGTGCAAAAGCTTTAAAATTTGATGATAAACTTGGAAGTTTCGAAAAAGGCAAGAAGCCTGGTGTTAACTTAATTTTTAATATGGATTTACAAAACTTAAAATTAACAACAAGCACAGAAATTAAAGTAATTGCTTAGATTAATCCCTTCTCCCACTAAAAATTGATATATAATATAATAATGTTGCCAAAGAGGCTAATGCAGCAACAACATATGTATAAGCAGCCCATTTTAAAGCATCTTTTGCTTTTGGATAAGTTACAGAATTTGTAATTCCGCTATTTGTTAACCAAACAAGGGCACGGCTACTTGCATTAATTTCTACCGGAAGAGTAATAAAACTAAACAGAGTTGTTAATCCAAATAAAACAATTCCACCTAAAAGGAGATATGGGAAACTCTCTAACGCTAATACCCCACCTAAAAGAATCCACTGAACCCATTTTGAAGAGAAACTTACAACTGGAACTAACGCAGTTCTCATTTTTAAAAAAGAATAAGAATCAGCATGCTGTATGGCGTGACCACATTCGTGTGCAGCAACTGCTGCAGCCGCAACATTACGTCCATTATATACTTCGGGGCTCAGATTAACAGTTTTTTCAAGTGGGTTATAATGATCAGTTAATGATCCTGGCACTGAAATCACCTTTACATCAAGTACTCCACTTTCTCTTAACATTCTTTCTGCAACTTCCTTTCCACTTAAATTATTGTTTATAGGAATTTGAGAATAATTTTTAAATTTTGTTTTAAGCTGTAAACCAACTAAAAAGCTGATAAGCATAAAAACACCAAAAATAATCCAAATTGAAGGCATAATAATTTATTTTAATCTTACCCTCTATCCCAAACTATTTGCCAATATTTTTTTATGACTAAATGTCATAATACTTAAATAAAATAAAAAAGACCGACTTAATTTTAAGTACGGTCTTTTTACTTTAAAAACTTGTGAAAATATCTGGCTGTAATAATAAGACAATATAAACACGAAATGGTTGCCTAATAAATCTGCCTTATAACATGTTTGAAAACATAGTTATTAGCAAATATGCCATCACAGTTGAAATTACAATAATTGCTGAGGGCAAAATAACTTTTCTAACAAATATTGAATTCATAACTTTTGTTGTTAGGTTTACAATAAAGACTTATTATGAAAACTAAAGGTTGCCTTAGTTTATTGCAATCATGTTACAGAGCATGTTTTTAATGTATAATAAGGTTTTTACAAATTTTCTGTATTATTTCAATTATATCTTTAATTTTGTAGAAAAAACAAATTATATCTTATGAAGAAATTATTTTACATTTTTGCAATAATTGCAATAAGTTCTTTTTCTTTTTCCTGTGGAAATACAGAAAATAAAGAAAGTGATGGAAAAGATAGCCTAGCTTCTGAAATTGCAACCGTTGATTCATTTTTAGCAACGCCTGAAAAATGGGCTTTTAATGACATAACAATTACTGGAACAGTTTCTCATGTTTGCAGACATAGTGGCAAAAAGCTTTTTTTATTTGGCACAGATGCTAACAATACTGTAAAAGTTAATGCTGGTGGTGAGTCATCTTCTTTTGACGTAGCACTTGAGGGTAGCGATGTTGAAATAACAGGAAAAGTTATTGAAGATGCCAGAATTGATGAGAAATATTTAAATGACTGGGAAAATGAGATAAAAACTGCTGTTGATGACGGATCTATTAAAGTTTGTACAGCTGATGGTAAAGCATTAAACGGTCAGGGAAAAGCCACAGAAGAAAAAGCAGATAGTAATGCTGTTGCTGATCCTTATGCTGACGTAAAAGCAATGCGACAAAAACTAGCAGAAAGCGGAAAAACTTATATTGCAGTATATGCTATTGATTGTTTGACAATAAAAGAAATTAAAAAATAAGTTTTTAAACTTTTTACAATTTAAGAGGTCAATGCGAAAGTATTGACCTTTTTTTAATCTAATTTTAAATTATGACAAGTAACGGCACAAAAATTTTCAGAAAGTGGAACCGAATCATTCATCGCGATTTTGGATATTTCTTTTTTGGTATTACAGTTATTTATTGCATTTCCGGAATAGCAATAAATCATAAAGCAAACTGGAACCCCAACTATAACATAACGCAAAAGAATTTTAAAGTTGAACATCTGTTACCAAAAGAATATATTGACGAGGCTTTTGTTTTAGGAGTTTTAAAAACTTTGGGTGAAGAAGAAAACTATAAGAAGTTTTATTTCCCTTCAGAAAATGAGCTAAGAATATTTCTGAAAAATACCAGCTCGGCAACAATTAATCTTGACACAAAAACTGGATATATTGAGACTCTAAAAAAGCGTCCGTTTTTTTATGAGTTTAATTTTTTACATTATAATCCAGGTAAATGGTGGGTTTGGTTTTCTGATATTTATGCCGGAGCTTTAATATTAATTGCCATTTCAGGATTATTAATTATTAGTCAAGGACAAAACAGTTTATTAAGAAGAGGTATCTGGTTTGTTTTAGCTGGTCTTATTATACCTATTTTAGCAATATTCTTATTGTAGAATTACATATTTAAACACATATTATTGCAAAAAAAAATCCCCAAGCAAATGCATGGGGATTTTTCATTTTATAAATTATATCTTAGTGAACGATATTAATTTTCTCAGTAATTACTTTACTATCTGTAACAACTTTTACAAGATATTCACCTTTTGCTAATGATGTAACATCAATAACATTTTGGTTGCTGTAAGAAGCTACAACCTGACCTGCTAAATTATAAATTTCAACAGATTTAGCTGTTTTATTCATTACATAAAGAGTATTACTAACAGGATTTGGATATACAAATACATCTTTTGATAAAAGAGTAGCATTTGAAACTCCGGTTGGTCTGTCAATAACTAAACCAACAACAGGAACTGAGTTTGTTGTATACCATCCCCATGTTGTTCCAACTTTAATATAAATAATATCAGCCATAGCAGCATCTCCAGGGAAGTTACCATCAGCTAAAATTTTGATAGTATCGCGAGGAGCTGTTGTTACATTTAAATTCATTTGAATTGTTGCTGTTAAATAAGCAGGAGCTGTAACATTATAGAATGAAGTTAATGGAAGTGTTGCTACTTCTGGAGCTGCACCTGGTGTGTAAGGAGCTGTTTGAGCAACAACTGTACGAGCACCTGTTGTTAAATCAACGTTATATAATTTTCCAGTAATTGTTCCTGTACCATTTGCACCGTAAAGGAATACAAACATTGTATCAACTTTATCATCATTCATAAATAAATAATTACAGCCATATTCCATACCTGTAATTGCAGGAGCACCACTAGCTGCATAACTATAAGAAGTTAAATAAGTATTATAATTCATTGTTCTAGCATACATAGATGGATCTGTACTGAAATAAATTGAATCGCCAGCATTGTTTGCAGGAACTTCATCAGTTTGTGTTTGTGTTGCATACATTTTAAAACCGTAGTTTTTAGCATTTGCATTGTCTAAAGTTGCAACATATACCATTGTATCAGTTTGTCCAGATGGTTGTGAAGCAATAACAGTTGTACCTGTAATAGCATTAACAGCATCTTCAGCATGTAAAGTTACGTTTGTTTGAGCAGCTGAACCAGCGTTTACAACAGCTCCACAAAGATTTGCATCAGTTGCCTGAGTTAAAGGAGTAACCATATAGTATCCTGAACCACCAAAATCAGCATAAGTACCTAACACTTGAATATCATTAACTGATGAAACAACATCAGCTTCTGGACCAGTTACGTCATCAATACCAAGACCCATTCCGCCGTAATCAGATACGCCTCTGAATCTTACTTTAACTGTTCCGCCATTGTAAGCAGCTAAACTAGCGGTTTGTGTTACCCAACCTGAACTTGTTACGTTATAATTTGGTAAAGTTGCAAGAACGTTAGTTGTACTTGTTGTCCATGTGGTACCACCATCAGTAGAAAATTCAATATACAATTTTGCACCTGTCATTAAATAACTTGTATTTAATAAGTATAAATTTACTTTATATGATAAAGTATTACTAGCTGCGGTTGGATGTAAAACCGGAGTTACTAAAGTACCAGATGCATTATTTGGTAAATTAAAACAATCAAAATATGCAAAGTGACCTGTTGGTGTTGCAGCAGATTCATAAGCAACAACTGTTGCGTTACCGCTGTTATACCATGCTGTAGCAGCTGATGAGCTAGTTACTGCCCATGAAGCTGGTGGGAAAGAGATAATATCAAAGTTCTGACTTAATGTAGCATTAATGTCTTTTGACTGAGAAAGAACATTTGATACAGCAGGCTTTACAGCATTTTTTGATGTAATAGAAGGATCTGCCATTTTCTGAAAACTATGAAC
This sequence is a window from Bacteroidia bacterium. Protein-coding genes within it:
- a CDS encoding zinc metallopeptidase encodes the protein MPSIWIIFGVFMLISFLVGLQLKTKFKNYSQIPINNNLSGKEVAERMLRESGVLDVKVISVPGSLTDHYNPLEKTVNLSPEVYNGRNVAAAAVAAHECGHAIQHADSYSFLKMRTALVPVVSFSSKWVQWILLGGVLALESFPYLLLGGIVLFGLTTLFSFITLPVEINASSRALVWLTNSGITNSVTYPKAKDALKWAAYTYVVAALASLATLLYYISIFSGRRD
- a CDS encoding amidohydrolase family protein, with the translated sequence MRKISASYIFTSTGNFIKNGIIVIDSNGFVIDVIDTQGELKEIATLEHYNGILCPGFVNAHCHLELSNMHKMLDKSENIAGFVKQMIEKRKFTNSDSEQSIIIADRQMKENGIVACGDISNTEKSFKVKAKSKINYYTFIEVLGLNENDAENIISSAKEIANKVLEENAGKYSISPHASYSLSVPLLKKVKENAELTGSVISFHNQESKEESEIFANKPNSLSKILENIGLNNNTFPITNKSSLESLLPFLPTQNNILLIHNVFTKKEDISLAQKHFAKHFWVFCPKSNLFISNKLPDISLFLADSDKICIGTDSLASNNSLSIIEEITTLQTNYPQLKLEQLLQWSTINGAKALKFDDKLGSFEKGKKPGVNLIFNMDLQNLKLTTSTEIKVIA
- a CDS encoding DUF4296 domain-containing protein — its product is MRFLYFLIAVTLLLTNCTNNLKAPSVVIPQDSMIQIIAEMHVADAMVFSQKFQNNPKKINSEKFYSAILLKHNINDSIFEENLNYLSCDTAQFKIVYDKVIELLNVMQANIMSQDTTVKK
- a CDS encoding T9SS type A sorting domain-containing protein; the protein is MKKIYTLLLAVLVAGGAFAQTMQVHSFQKMADPSITSKNAVKPAVSNVLSQSKDINATLSQNFDIISFPPASWAVTSSSAATAWYNSGNATVVAYESAATPTGHFAYFDCFNLPNNASGTLVTPVLHPTAASNTLSYKVNLYLLNTSYLMTGAKLYIEFSTDGGTTWTTSTTNVLATLPNYNVTSSGWVTQTASLAAYNGGTVKVRFRGVSDYGGMGLGIDDVTGPEADVVSSVNDIQVLGTYADFGGSGYYMVTPLTQATDANLCGAVVNAGSAAQTNVTLHAEDAVNAITGTTVIASQPSGQTDTMVYVATLDNANAKNYGFKMYATQTQTDEVPANNAGDSIYFSTDPSMYARTMNYNTYLTSYSYAASGAPAITGMEYGCNYLFMNDDKVDTMFVFLYGANGTGTITGKLYNVDLTTGARTVVAQTAPYTPGAAPEVATLPLTSFYNVTAPAYLTATIQMNLNVTTAPRDTIKILADGNFPGDAAMADIIYIKVGTTWGWYTTNSVPVVGLVIDRPTGVSNATLLSKDVFVYPNPVSNTLYVMNKTAKSVEIYNLAGQVVASYSNQNVIDVTSLAKGEYLVKVVTDSKVITEKINIVH
- a CDS encoding type IX secretion system membrane protein PorP/SprF — protein: MKKIIYILFFVVIANLSYSQQLPMYSQYMFNDYAFNPAVAGTKDYYQAKSNNRYQWIGITDAPRTYILSVYGPHKSKNMGFGAVIFNDVTGPTSRTGLYGSYAYNVKIKEDLRFSSGLSFGLLQYKIDGSKIILHDQNDQTLSNGMYVDYMPDASLGLYLYSSKYTVGLAFNQLMNNNIKFKEVEELGINKIKSHIMLSGSYLYQINSDFDIEPSLLIKFVSPAPIQAELNAKVTYKKMVWLGFSGRTKDALSVMVGYNYNDLLLFGYSYDITTTNLKKYSSGTHELMIGIRFNKYKQSQSRAKIE
- a CDS encoding PepSY-associated TM helix domain-containing protein; translated protein: MTSNGTKIFRKWNRIIHRDFGYFFFGITVIYCISGIAINHKANWNPNYNITQKNFKVEHLLPKEYIDEAFVLGVLKTLGEEENYKKFYFPSENELRIFLKNTSSATINLDTKTGYIETLKKRPFFYEFNFLHYNPGKWWVWFSDIYAGALILIAISGLLIISQGQNSLLRRGIWFVLAGLIIPILAIFLL